A genomic segment from Methanolobus zinderi encodes:
- the rnhB gene encoding ribonuclease HII, with amino-acid sequence MKVAGIDEAGKGPVIGPMCVGGVLATDTQINSLKNLGVADSKKIAPKKRELLAHQIEKYSEKIFVLEIAPQQIDEFRKLMSMNDIMVLAFSKVLEELHPDEAYVDAADVNEERFGKRLLQEYTKKYPDKAADISIVSRHQADDIYPIVSAASIVAKVRRDALIEELKEEIGVDFGSGYPSDPKTRQFLREWFNEFGELPDIVRHSWKTAENILTEKNE; translated from the coding sequence ATGAAAGTAGCTGGAATAGATGAGGCAGGTAAAGGGCCGGTAATCGGCCCCATGTGTGTCGGAGGCGTACTTGCCACAGATACACAGATCAATTCTCTGAAGAATCTGGGAGTTGCCGATTCAAAAAAAATCGCTCCAAAAAAAAGAGAACTGCTTGCCCATCAGATCGAAAAGTATTCTGAAAAGATCTTTGTCCTTGAGATAGCACCACAGCAGATCGATGAGTTCCGCAAGCTCATGAGCATGAACGATATCATGGTACTTGCATTCTCAAAGGTCCTGGAAGAGCTGCATCCGGATGAAGCATATGTTGATGCTGCTGATGTTAATGAAGAGAGATTCGGGAAAAGGCTCCTACAGGAATATACTAAAAAATACCCTGACAAAGCCGCAGATATTTCAATCGTATCCAGGCACCAGGCCGATGATATTTATCCCATCGTATCCGCCGCATCTATCGTTGCAAAAGTCCGCAGAGATGCACTGATAGAAGAGCTCAAGGAGGAGATTGGTGTTGATTTTGGAAGTGGGTATCCATCAGACCCAAAAACAAGGCAGTTCCTCAGAGAATGGTTCAATGAATTCGGAGAACTTCCTGATATTGTAAGACATTCCTGGAAAACCGCCGAGAACATTCTTACGGAAAAAAACGAATAA
- the pheT gene encoding phenylalanine--tRNA ligase subunit beta translates to MPIITLPYEDLEELTGTDKDTIIERVPMIGADIERIEVDSIDIEFFPDRPDLYSVEGVARAMRGFLDIETGFREYEVRPYQIEISKDADIEDIRPVFGCAVVRGLKFNSTSIKSLMDLQESLHWGLGRDRKKVSIGVHDLSKVQPPFRYIAADPDFEFVPLDFTEPMSMKDILEKHPKGVRFAHIVEDFDKYPLILDANDNVLSFPPIINGTLTMVNENTTDLLLDVTGLGDEVYTALNIVAAALAERGGQIEYVKVVKADGTEHIPLDLTPRVKILKRSEIDSLIGMDLSTDEIINQLNRMGFGARELGEDVIEVMIPRYRADILDSSDIIEDIAIGFGFDNIPAVFPMNATVGSSHEVADISSAMREIMTALGYQQVMPFTLTSERVHFEWMCREATDNVTHVMHPISEDQTMVRTTVLPNLMEILSMNQHRELPQRIFEVGDVVVDGKTGLHLAAVSINAQANFTEARELLDAVMRERMLEYEVSESSDPAFLEGRRADIIVEGKKIGVMGEFNPQVIVNFGLGQPVVGFEMNLTGK, encoded by the coding sequence ATGCCTATAATAACCCTACCATATGAAGACCTTGAAGAGCTTACCGGGACAGATAAGGATACCATCATCGAACGTGTGCCGATGATCGGAGCTGACATTGAACGTATAGAAGTTGACTCCATAGATATCGAGTTCTTCCCAGATCGTCCCGACCTCTATAGTGTTGAGGGTGTGGCACGTGCCATGCGCGGCTTCCTTGATATCGAAACCGGTTTTCGTGAGTACGAGGTCAGGCCTTATCAGATAGAGATATCAAAGGATGCTGATATCGAGGATATCCGCCCTGTTTTCGGGTGTGCTGTGGTAAGAGGGTTAAAATTCAACTCCACTTCAATTAAGAGCCTGATGGACCTGCAGGAATCACTTCACTGGGGTCTTGGGCGTGACAGGAAAAAGGTATCTATCGGAGTACATGACCTCTCAAAGGTCCAGCCACCTTTCCGTTATATTGCAGCCGACCCGGACTTTGAGTTCGTACCACTGGATTTCACAGAACCCATGTCCATGAAAGATATACTTGAAAAGCATCCCAAGGGCGTGCGATTTGCACATATCGTCGAGGATTTTGACAAATATCCACTTATCCTGGATGCAAATGATAATGTTCTCTCCTTCCCGCCGATCATCAACGGAACCCTCACAATGGTCAATGAGAACACCACTGATCTGCTACTTGACGTAACAGGTCTCGGAGATGAGGTATATACCGCACTGAATATCGTGGCTGCGGCACTTGCGGAACGCGGCGGGCAGATCGAATATGTGAAGGTCGTCAAAGCAGATGGTACGGAACATATCCCACTTGATCTGACTCCTCGCGTCAAGATCCTGAAAAGGTCCGAGATCGACTCACTCATTGGTATGGACCTTTCCACAGACGAGATAATAAATCAACTCAATCGCATGGGTTTTGGTGCCAGGGAGCTTGGTGAGGATGTCATTGAGGTAATGATTCCGCGCTACCGTGCGGATATTCTTGACAGTTCCGATATTATTGAGGACATTGCCATAGGATTTGGCTTTGACAACATACCTGCCGTGTTCCCGATGAACGCAACAGTCGGAAGTTCTCATGAAGTAGCGGATATAAGTTCTGCAATGAGAGAGATCATGACGGCTCTTGGTTATCAGCAGGTGATGCCTTTCACACTCACAAGTGAGAGGGTCCACTTCGAGTGGATGTGCCGGGAGGCCACTGATAACGTAACGCATGTCATGCACCCAATAAGCGAAGACCAGACAATGGTAAGGACCACTGTCCTGCCAAACCTCATGGAGATACTTTCCATGAACCAGCACAGGGAACTCCCTCAGAGGATATTCGAGGTAGGTGATGTAGTGGTCGACGGAAAGACTGGTCTGCACCTTGCAGCAGTCTCCATAAATGCCCAGGCCAATTTCACCGAAGCCAGGGAACTTTTGGATGCGGTCATGAGGGAGAGAATGCTGGAATACGAAGTCTCGGAATCATCAGATCCGGCATTCCTTGAAGGCAGAAGAGCGGATATTATTGTAGAAGGCAAAAAGATTGGTGTGATGGGCGAGTTTAACCCCCAGGTGATTGTTAATTTCGGTCTTGGCCAGCCGGTTGTCGGATTTGAGATGAATCTGACCGGTAAATAA
- a CDS encoding sulfite exporter TauE/SafE family protein, protein MEDMLIVLAVFIISIVFSMLGLGGAIFYVPFFYWTGMELVGAITTALLLNIVTSGSATVIYLRRKLVDLKIAVPFIAASAIGAQIGAYFTELVPVNVLLFLFAILMIIVGLEMIFSRAEKFYRKRKIEGSKKLILVTAGGMIVGILSGMLGIGGGSFIVPMLLLLGYGIKRAAATSGFIVIFTSLSGFIAHADTWEPDLSLVIYIVIASFAGAQLGSHLMSGKMKSDTLKKLFGVVLLLMAIRIISG, encoded by the coding sequence ATGGAAGATATGCTGATAGTACTTGCTGTTTTTATAATCTCCATAGTGTTCTCCATGCTCGGCCTGGGTGGAGCTATCTTCTATGTCCCCTTCTTTTACTGGACCGGGATGGAACTCGTCGGGGCCATCACCACAGCCCTCCTGCTTAATATAGTTACATCAGGTTCCGCAACCGTAATATACCTGCGTAGAAAGCTTGTCGATCTGAAAATAGCAGTACCTTTTATTGCGGCATCTGCCATAGGTGCCCAGATAGGCGCTTATTTTACAGAACTTGTCCCTGTCAATGTGTTGCTGTTCCTTTTTGCAATCCTTATGATAATTGTCGGTCTGGAAATGATCTTTTCCAGGGCGGAGAAGTTCTATCGCAAAAGGAAGATCGAGGGAAGTAAAAAACTTATTCTGGTGACAGCCGGTGGTATGATAGTGGGTATTCTCTCGGGTATGCTGGGTATAGGAGGCGGTTCTTTTATCGTACCGATGCTGCTCCTGCTTGGATACGGGATCAAACGTGCCGCTGCCACATCAGGGTTTATAGTGATCTTCACCTCCCTTTCGGGTTTTATTGCCCATGCAGATACATGGGAACCCGATCTCAGCCTGGTGATCTATATTGTAATAGCCTCTTTTGCAGGTGCACAGCTGGGATCACACCTGATGTCCGGGAAGATGAAATCAGATACACTGAAGAAATTATTCGGAGTTGTCTTGCTGCTCATGGCCATAAGGATCATAAGCGGATAG
- a CDS encoding type II secretion system F family protein, with protein MTEKNDSSEIETSEMEESGTQEPELNFENAEASELPADKVTKKKKKPKIDLDPYVKKATLYFNILKRIPFVLLGTQIKAKKQNYVNLQKQLNQARIPISHEMYISNAVFYSVLAGVLGALLGLVITYFIIAIIGLPENLTKLTFSPGMAFLLDYKEIFVAFFITIVFIVGLGGLVYTIFMLYPGFQAGERKTKIDMQLPYAVTFMYALSKGGMNIIDVFKALARSEDTYGEVSKEIDSIVRDMEYFGHDLRTALTNASEITPSERFQDLIYNLLTVIDSGGNIPNYFRDKSEQYLVKAEVDQKGFLETLALLAESYVTAFVAGPLFIIIMGVMMAVMGSGSATMVYAIIYAVLPVGSLMFVVMISIITPTEMGEPKILSTNTVLDHGIPDMPAHLKPVYDEHGEPVDESEEKVRERTNFELFEKSKKSLSMKQIMKNPLTPMFRNPLFTLAITIPLALLIVMSSLFLNANRVGNLAMMVEFIDDKIVFAILLVIIPLSAFYEIKQRRKKKLESSFPDFLKKLASTNETGMTLRDSIRLMSRSDTDSLSSEIRKIWHDVFWGLEINDALIRFANRLRTQVVTRSLSLITKANESSGDIGEVLMVAARDAASEQGMKRERTMSMMIYIVIIYISFLVFVGVIYVISTTFLSEMAEAGKQMADSGSSAGGFLGNFDLDAYTQLFKHAAIIQGLSSGLMAGAMGEGSVMAGLKHSTIMIIIGYSIFTLFI; from the coding sequence GTGACAGAAAAAAATGATTCCTCTGAGATCGAAACATCCGAAATGGAAGAATCCGGGACTCAAGAACCTGAACTCAATTTCGAAAATGCAGAAGCATCAGAGCTTCCTGCAGACAAAGTTACAAAGAAGAAAAAAAAGCCAAAGATTGATCTTGACCCTTACGTCAAAAAAGCCACCCTGTATTTCAATATTCTCAAAAGGATACCTTTCGTTCTTCTCGGAACCCAGATAAAGGCAAAGAAACAGAATTACGTCAATCTGCAGAAACAACTGAACCAGGCACGTATACCGATTTCCCATGAGATGTATATTTCAAACGCAGTATTCTACTCGGTACTTGCGGGAGTTTTGGGTGCGTTGCTCGGATTGGTCATTACCTATTTCATAATTGCGATCATCGGCCTTCCTGAGAATCTCACCAAACTTACATTCAGCCCCGGTATGGCATTCCTGCTGGACTATAAAGAAATATTTGTCGCATTCTTCATAACTATTGTTTTCATTGTAGGACTCGGCGGCCTGGTCTATACGATCTTCATGCTCTATCCCGGATTCCAGGCGGGAGAGAGGAAAACGAAGATCGATATGCAGTTGCCTTATGCCGTAACATTCATGTACGCCCTCAGTAAGGGTGGCATGAACATTATAGATGTTTTCAAGGCACTCGCACGTTCTGAAGATACGTATGGAGAGGTCTCAAAGGAGATAGATTCCATTGTAAGGGACATGGAGTACTTCGGACATGACCTGAGGACCGCACTCACAAATGCATCTGAGATCACACCTTCCGAGAGGTTCCAGGATCTCATCTACAACCTCCTGACAGTTATCGACAGTGGAGGTAATATCCCCAATTATTTCCGCGACAAATCGGAACAATACCTTGTAAAGGCAGAGGTAGACCAGAAAGGTTTCCTTGAAACACTGGCTTTACTTGCCGAATCATATGTGACTGCTTTTGTAGCAGGTCCATTGTTCATTATCATCATGGGTGTCATGATGGCAGTAATGGGTTCAGGTTCTGCGACCATGGTGTATGCGATCATATATGCAGTTCTGCCAGTGGGATCACTGATGTTTGTAGTTATGATCAGCATCATAACACCCACTGAAATGGGAGAGCCTAAGATCCTTAGCACAAATACAGTACTTGACCATGGGATACCTGATATGCCGGCTCACCTGAAACCCGTCTATGACGAGCACGGGGAACCGGTGGATGAAAGCGAAGAGAAAGTAAGGGAAAGGACAAACTTCGAACTGTTTGAGAAATCAAAGAAATCACTGTCCATGAAGCAGATAATGAAGAATCCGCTTACACCCATGTTCAGAAATCCCCTATTCACACTCGCAATCACAATCCCTCTTGCACTTCTCATAGTAATGAGTTCCCTGTTCCTGAATGCCAACAGAGTAGGCAACCTTGCGATGATGGTGGAGTTCATAGACGACAAGATAGTATTTGCAATCCTGCTTGTCATAATACCACTTTCAGCCTTCTATGAGATCAAGCAGAGAAGGAAGAAGAAGCTTGAAAGCAGTTTCCCTGATTTCCTGAAGAAACTGGCAAGTACCAATGAAACCGGTATGACTCTCAGAGATTCCATAAGACTTATGTCAAGGTCCGATACCGACTCTCTCAGCTCGGAGATCAGGAAGATCTGGCACGATGTTTTCTGGGGACTTGAGATCAATGATGCCCTCATAAGATTTGCAAACAGGCTGAGAACTCAGGTAGTTACACGCTCTCTGTCCCTTATCACGAAAGCTAATGAGTCCAGTGGTGATATCGGTGAAGTTCTTATGGTCGCCGCAAGGGATGCGGCTTCCGAGCAGGGAATGAAAAGAGAACGTACAATGAGCATGATGATCTATATTGTTATCATCTATATCTCATTCCTAGTCTTTGTAGGTGTCATCTATGTCATCTCAACTACTTTCTTAAGTGAGATGGCAGAAGCAGGGAAACAGATGGCGGATTCCGGATCCAGTGCAGGCGGTTTCCTCGGAAACTTCGATCTTGATGCATACACCCAGCTTTTCAAACATGCAGCCATCATCCAGGGACTCAGTTCCGGCCTGATGGCAGGCGCAATGGGGGAGGGCAGTGTGATGGCAGGCCTCAAGCACTCAACTATTATGATAATAATCGGCTACTCCATATTCACCCTGTTCATCTGA
- a CDS encoding potassium channel family protein, with the protein MRDSHLLHKTIIKSILFAFAVIFTYIFIFIQIVQYEQSYEYANFFDGLYWVVSTVTTVGYGDIVLESTLGKMFSVFVQLSGIPLVFGLLFTAVIIPWFEKNMRSGLPTKASRNLKEHIIICGYNKLVETLMEELNEDDIPYVLIEEDEELIEDLLKRNIHTILGIPSEEETLKNANIGTASFVIANRSDEMNANIVLTARKLSDLNIIAIVEDSSNKKYLKYAGATSVVSPKELYGRYIGRKAADPFVKRLTGATEFFEGISIVEFPIYPKSPLIGKTMRNAAIREKTGVNVVGMWKGGSLSFHLRPEDIIRDNSVLLAIGTTDQLSELRKLTQRLE; encoded by the coding sequence ATGAGAGATAGCCATCTTTTGCATAAAACGATCATTAAATCCATTTTATTCGCCTTTGCTGTAATTTTTACCTACATTTTCATATTCATACAGATAGTACAGTATGAACAAAGCTATGAGTATGCCAACTTCTTTGACGGCCTCTACTGGGTAGTATCCACTGTCACCACTGTTGGCTACGGTGATATTGTCCTTGAGTCCACCCTGGGAAAAATGTTCTCGGTCTTTGTGCAGCTATCAGGCATTCCCCTCGTATTCGGTCTTCTTTTCACCGCCGTAATAATACCATGGTTTGAAAAGAACATGCGTTCAGGACTGCCCACAAAGGCTTCCAGGAACCTTAAAGAACACATTATCATCTGCGGATACAATAAACTCGTCGAAACTCTCATGGAAGAGTTGAATGAAGACGATATACCCTACGTGCTCATCGAAGAGGATGAAGAGCTTATCGAAGATCTACTGAAGAGAAATATCCACACCATATTAGGTATACCTTCCGAAGAAGAGACCCTGAAAAATGCGAACATAGGCACTGCAAGCTTTGTAATTGCAAACCGCTCGGACGAGATGAACGCAAATATCGTCCTTACGGCCCGCAAACTGAGTGACCTGAATATCATTGCAATAGTCGAAGACAGCTCCAATAAGAAATACCTGAAATATGCTGGCGCCACAAGCGTTGTTTCCCCAAAGGAACTCTATGGAAGATATATTGGAAGAAAGGCAGCAGACCCCTTCGTAAAAAGGCTAACTGGTGCCACCGAATTCTTTGAAGGTATTAGCATAGTGGAATTTCCCATATATCCTAAAAGCCCGCTTATAGGAAAAACGATGAGAAACGCCGCCATAAGAGAAAAGACAGGTGTTAACGTTGTTGGTATGTGGAAAGGAGGAAGCCTTTCCTTTCACCTAAGACCCGAGGATATTATACGGGATAATTCCGTATTACTTGCCATAGGGACTACCGACCAGCTATCCGAACTTAGAAAGCTGACCCAGCGTCTGGAGTGA
- a CDS encoding PGF-pre-PGF domain-containing protein: MLSEKISKQEISKRTLFSRYIYPTISGSDEDVKDVSINLLSDSGSQVKTINADNEGDGTWVGEFDLSSVPDGNYNVTAVATDTAKNVKDASSAITVNVDKTAPVIENYSPADGKVFAEGTTAVDISFDYSDARTGINESSVGMIVDNIDVTNNATINASSASYNGTGLAVGSHAASIFIADNTGNNKKFTTNFWIGPKPSATTSSSSGSSSGGGGGGSTGEKYENIRVKEVESIYVTKDSRINYEFNKDGNAITSVHFDALRNAGTISTIIEVLKDRSTFAKTDVPGNVYQQMNIWVGKSGFVDPENVENLGIGFMVEKTWLEENNIESDTVKLYRYSNESWTALDTEVTEEDDEYVYFESQTPAFSPFAISSEAESEELTDEAILQSVDDESVISDGEPIEVKTTSSESSTFVFVILGGLSVVLIGAYLIYRKGK, from the coding sequence ATGTTATCGGAAAAAATCTCAAAACAAGAGATTTCAAAGCGTACACTTTTTTCGCGTTATATATATCCCACCATATCCGGATCTGACGAAGATGTAAAAGATGTCAGCATCAATCTATTGTCGGATTCCGGAAGTCAGGTAAAAACAATCAACGCTGACAACGAGGGTGATGGCACCTGGGTTGGTGAATTCGATCTGTCCTCTGTCCCGGATGGAAACTATAATGTTACAGCTGTTGCAACGGACACTGCAAAGAACGTCAAGGATGCAAGTTCGGCTATAACAGTCAATGTCGACAAGACCGCACCTGTGATTGAAAATTATTCACCCGCAGACGGCAAGGTATTTGCTGAAGGTACAACTGCTGTGGACATCAGTTTCGATTACAGTGACGCAAGGACTGGCATAAATGAAAGTTCTGTAGGAATGATAGTTGACAATATTGATGTAACAAATAATGCAACGATAAATGCATCTTCGGCTTCGTACAATGGCACGGGTTTGGCTGTGGGCAGTCATGCTGCTTCAATATTCATAGCAGATAACACGGGTAATAATAAGAAATTCACCACTAATTTCTGGATCGGTCCGAAACCGTCAGCAACTACCTCCAGTAGCAGTGGAAGCAGCAGTGGTGGCGGTGGCGGCGGTTCTACCGGTGAAAAGTATGAGAACATCCGTGTAAAGGAAGTGGAAAGCATCTATGTCACCAAGGACTCACGCATCAACTACGAGTTCAATAAAGATGGAAATGCCATTACTTCTGTACATTTCGATGCTCTGAGGAATGCAGGCACAATATCAACAATTATTGAAGTATTGAAGGACAGGTCTACTTTCGCAAAGACAGATGTCCCCGGAAATGTCTACCAACAGATGAATATCTGGGTGGGTAAATCCGGTTTTGTCGATCCTGAGAATGTTGAGAATCTTGGAATAGGTTTCATGGTGGAAAAGACATGGCTGGAAGAGAATAACATTGAAAGTGACACAGTAAAACTATACAGGTATTCAAACGAATCCTGGACAGCACTTGATACTGAAGTTACTGAAGAAGACGATGAGTATGTGTACTTTGAAAGTCAGACTCCGGCATTCTCACCATTTGCCATAAGCTCGGAAGCCGAAAGTGAGGAACTTACCGATGAAGCAATACTGCAATCTGTAGATGATGAAAGTGTTATTTCAGACGGGGAGCCTATCGAGGTTAAGACAACAAGCAGTGAAAGTTCCACTTTTGTATTTGTAATACTTGGTGGGCTTTCGGTAGTGCTTATAGGTGCATACCTTATCTACAGGAAAGGAAAGTAA
- a CDS encoding type II/IV secretion system ATPase subunit, giving the protein MADAQIEDPGKKELEDAKETDEADELASTYDDLSEADEGSSDSSDDLETDEDETDDSLETSNLLEKLAEIKESDQKLEEEFTSIIKKSPLKKELEDDRDEEDLLFSDNETEDKPAVEEEKASSASTTDELDSDLSDDDDELNILLPRSSGFGPKKTEAPVKKKADTLSSQKDEEAKARVKSILEEKAKEENIVTNDEEEETLEDSEVSLNEISEEKQKDEEEKGFFGKIKKLFKQVEFEMEPYDPELHGPITEFKGVEGYEEIDRYWVNEPYTLIVILYNEDVNNHLYYVVEPELSDFEEVLLNEIMDRLRDVLLVEEISEDEEDKEKVLDNKIWSIIQDYTLELTPAILAKISYYIKRDFVRFGKIDALMYDDSIEDVSGNGHDVPIFLYHRVHQNIATNIVYGEDELNSFIIQMAQRSGKHISVAEPMIDATMPDGSRIQMTLGTCVTAHGSTFTIRKFSDTPITPVDLIKWGTFSAEAMAYLWLCIENNKSLIYAGGTASGKTSSLNAVSLFIPEKAKIITLEDTRELKLPHPNWIPSITRDSFTADERGAVDMYDLLKAALRQRPEYLLVGEVRGKEALTLFQAMSTGHTTFSTMHADSVASAIHRLENPPISVPRTMIQALDIMSIQAQTYTKGKRVRRNLKLVEIIDIDPNTRNIRTNDIFVWDSESDVFVRTGESKAIFDIKMRRGWGQSRIDQELYYRQKILEYMVSNEINDFNVISGIINAYQSTPEKVLKKLQLD; this is encoded by the coding sequence ATGGCTGATGCTCAGATAGAAGATCCTGGAAAAAAAGAGCTTGAAGATGCCAAAGAAACAGATGAGGCTGATGAACTAGCATCGACCTATGATGATCTGTCCGAGGCTGATGAAGGGTCATCCGATTCGAGTGATGATCTAGAGACAGATGAGGATGAAACTGATGATTCTCTGGAAACATCGAATCTTCTTGAAAAGTTAGCGGAGATAAAGGAGTCAGATCAGAAACTTGAAGAAGAATTCACCTCGATCATCAAGAAGAGTCCTCTGAAAAAAGAGCTTGAAGATGACAGGGATGAAGAAGACCTGCTTTTTTCAGATAACGAAACAGAAGATAAACCTGCTGTTGAAGAAGAAAAGGCAAGTTCTGCTTCCACAACGGATGAACTTGATTCTGATTTATCTGATGACGACGATGAGCTGAACATATTGCTTCCTAGATCTTCAGGCTTCGGACCCAAAAAAACAGAAGCTCCAGTTAAAAAGAAAGCAGACACGCTTTCATCTCAAAAGGATGAGGAAGCAAAGGCCAGGGTAAAGAGTATCCTCGAAGAAAAAGCCAAGGAAGAGAACATAGTCACCAACGATGAAGAGGAAGAAACTCTTGAAGATAGCGAAGTTTCCCTGAACGAGATCAGTGAAGAAAAGCAAAAAGACGAAGAAGAAAAGGGCTTTTTTGGAAAGATCAAAAAACTGTTCAAGCAGGTCGAGTTCGAGATGGAACCCTACGACCCCGAATTACACGGTCCTATTACCGAATTCAAAGGGGTCGAAGGATATGAGGAAATCGACCGTTACTGGGTAAACGAACCCTATACACTTATTGTTATTCTTTATAATGAAGATGTGAATAATCATCTGTACTATGTGGTGGAACCCGAACTTAGTGATTTTGAAGAAGTTCTCCTGAACGAGATCATGGACAGACTTCGTGATGTACTTCTGGTAGAAGAGATATCAGAGGATGAAGAGGACAAAGAGAAGGTACTCGATAATAAGATCTGGTCGATTATCCAGGATTATACCCTTGAACTTACACCTGCTATACTTGCCAAGATATCCTACTACATAAAACGGGATTTCGTGCGCTTCGGAAAGATAGATGCTCTGATGTACGATGATTCCATTGAGGATGTTTCCGGTAACGGCCATGATGTTCCAATATTCCTTTACCACCGCGTACACCAGAACATTGCCACTAATATAGTATATGGAGAAGATGAACTGAACTCCTTCATAATCCAGATGGCACAGAGAAGTGGCAAACACATTTCAGTCGCCGAACCTATGATAGATGCCACCATGCCTGACGGCTCAAGGATACAGATGACACTGGGTACATGTGTCACTGCACATGGAAGTACCTTTACCATCCGTAAGTTCAGCGATACGCCGATCACACCTGTTGATCTGATCAAATGGGGCACATTCTCGGCAGAGGCCATGGCCTATCTCTGGCTCTGTATAGAGAACAACAAGAGTCTGATATACGCCGGAGGTACGGCTTCGGGTAAGACATCATCTCTTAACGCAGTATCTCTTTTCATTCCTGAAAAGGCCAAAATCATTACTCTTGAAGATACACGTGAACTTAAACTCCCGCACCCTAACTGGATTCCGAGTATTACCAGGGACTCCTTCACAGCGGATGAAAGAGGAGCCGTGGATATGTATGACCTGCTAAAGGCTGCACTGCGTCAACGTCCTGAGTACCTGCTTGTGGGTGAGGTCCGAGGTAAGGAAGCACTTACGCTCTTCCAGGCGATGTCAACAGGTCACACCACTTTCTCGACAATGCACGCCGACTCAGTTGCATCTGCTATCCACAGGCTTGAGAACCCACCGATCAGTGTCCCGCGTACGATGATCCAGGCACTGGACATCATGAGTATACAGGCACAGACCTACACCAAAGGTAAGCGTGTAAGAAGGAACCTCAAGCTTGTAGAGATCATTGACATCGATCCCAATACCAGGAACATCAGAACCAATGATATCTTTGTCTGGGATTCCGAGTCTGACGTATTTGTAAGAACCGGTGAGTCCAAGGCAATATTTGATATCAAGATGCGCCGTGGATGGGGACAGTCAAGGATAGATCAGGAATTGTATTACAGGCAGAAGATACTTGAGTACATGGTAAGCAACGAAATAAATGATTTCAATGTGATATCAGGAATAATCAATGCGTACCAGTCAACACCTGAGAAGGTACTGAAGAAACTTCAGCTGGATTGA
- a CDS encoding potassium channel family protein → MNERGDGHLIVLGCGDVGKRVIETLQHAGINFIVVDSDPDKLENADFEHIIGNATEEDILMDAGIETASEVIITLNDDTDVIFATLIARGLNPKSTIISRANSYRSIDKIYKAGADYVASLSIVAGQMLARMTSHCLEAACKKMDEDIMLYEGIDIEKHHVTGGSNLNGKTVEELNLRKSVGCTIIGIERGEEIITDILPSTTIEENDVIAVVGGKEEINLFKEKYVKKNK, encoded by the coding sequence ATGAATGAAAGAGGCGACGGACACCTTATAGTTCTGGGTTGCGGAGATGTCGGGAAGCGAGTGATAGAAACTCTGCAACATGCCGGAATAAACTTTATCGTTGTGGACTCAGATCCGGATAAACTTGAAAATGCAGATTTTGAGCATATAATCGGTAATGCAACCGAGGAGGATATCCTTATGGATGCAGGTATCGAAACCGCTTCCGAGGTTATCATAACATTGAACGATGATACCGACGTGATCTTTGCAACACTCATAGCCCGTGGTTTAAACCCTAAATCCACCATAATATCAAGGGCGAATTCGTACAGGTCCATCGATAAGATATACAAGGCAGGTGCCGACTATGTTGCCTCCCTTTCCATTGTTGCAGGACAGATGCTTGCCAGGATGACATCGCACTGTCTGGAAGCCGCCTGTAAGAAGATGGACGAGGACATTATGCTCTACGAGGGTATAGATATCGAAAAACATCATGTTACCGGTGGATCAAACCTTAACGGCAAAACCGTTGAAGAGCTTAACCTGAGAAAATCCGTAGGATGCACAATAATAGGTATCGAACGGGGTGAAGAAATAATTACTGATATTCTCCCTTCAACTACTATTGAAGAAAATGACGTAATCGCGGTTGTCGGCGGCAAAGAAGAGATCAATCTCTTCAAGGAAAAATACGTAAAGAAAAATAAATGA